The Arvicanthis niloticus isolate mArvNil1 chromosome 2, mArvNil1.pat.X, whole genome shotgun sequence genome includes a window with the following:
- the Cst7 gene encoding cystatin-F isoform X1 encodes MWRAILLALCCLASDTHGAHPPAGWVWSPGGSEREYRRDTKDMESPFTANRVPRNFCSKDLNSSVKPGFPKTIKTNNPEVLKAARHSVEKFNNCTNDIFLFKESRVSKALVQVVKGLKYMLEVEIGRTTCRKTMHRQLDNCDFQTNPDLKRTLYCYSEVWVIPWLHSFEVPVLRCH; translated from the exons ATGTGGCGGGCCATTCTGCTTGCCCTCTGCTGCCTAGCTTCTGACACCCACGGGGCACACCCCCCAG CAGGCTGGGTCTGGTCACCGGGAGGCAGTGAAAGGGAATACAGAAGAGACACCAAGGACATGGAATCCCCCTTCACAGCAAATCGGGTGCCAAGAA ATTTTTGTTCTAAAGATTTGAATTCCAGTGTGAAGCCAGGATTCCCTAAAACAATAAAGACCAATAACCCAGAAGTGCTTAAGGCTGCCAGGCACAGTGTGGAAAAGTTCAACAACTGCACAAATGACATCTTTTTGTTCAAGGAGTCCCGTGTCAGCAAAGCCCTGGTACAG GTGGTGAAAGGCCTGAAATATATGCTGGAGGTGGAGATCGGTCGAACTACATGCAGGAAGACCATGCACCGCCAACTGGACAACTGTGACTTCCAAACCAACCCTGACTTGAAGCGG aCTCTATACTGCTACTCTGAAGTCTGGGTCATCCCCTGGCTCCACAGTTTCGAGGTGCCTGTTCTCCGCTGCCACTGA
- the Cst7 gene encoding cystatin-F isoform X2 produces MWRAILLALCCLASDTHGAHPPDFCSKDLNSSVKPGFPKTIKTNNPEVLKAARHSVEKFNNCTNDIFLFKESRVSKALVQVVKGLKYMLEVEIGRTTCRKTMHRQLDNCDFQTNPDLKRTLYCYSEVWVIPWLHSFEVPVLRCH; encoded by the exons ATGTGGCGGGCCATTCTGCTTGCCCTCTGCTGCCTAGCTTCTGACACCCACGGGGCACACCCCCCAG ATTTTTGTTCTAAAGATTTGAATTCCAGTGTGAAGCCAGGATTCCCTAAAACAATAAAGACCAATAACCCAGAAGTGCTTAAGGCTGCCAGGCACAGTGTGGAAAAGTTCAACAACTGCACAAATGACATCTTTTTGTTCAAGGAGTCCCGTGTCAGCAAAGCCCTGGTACAG GTGGTGAAAGGCCTGAAATATATGCTGGAGGTGGAGATCGGTCGAACTACATGCAGGAAGACCATGCACCGCCAACTGGACAACTGTGACTTCCAAACCAACCCTGACTTGAAGCGG aCTCTATACTGCTACTCTGAAGTCTGGGTCATCCCCTGGCTCCACAGTTTCGAGGTGCCTGTTCTCCGCTGCCACTGA